The DNA region TAATAAATTACAAAGAAATGTTTAGTCACATCTTGTTGTCAAATACGTTCCACATGTAACTAGAAAAACACAAGAGTATTAAAGTATGATAAAACCACAATCAAGGGTTGGTAAAGCCATAGTTAGTTGTGTCAAAAAAGTTCTTGTCACCTTTCCTTTGTTAAATTAAGGCCCATGCTTACTAATGCTGTAATTTCAAACCCCTGATTGTGGTTTTAATAGTCGTGAACAAACAAAATGCAATTACCTGAAAGTGaactattacaaaaaaaaatacactgtgTTTATCAGCAGTCTGTGAAGTCCTCCTCTATCCTATCAAAGTGCAGCATACTGTCTTCAAGCCCAAAATGGTCAATGAGCTGAGAAAGACTGGCTTTCCGGCCATCTGTGGGCAGTTCAGTTTGAAGTTCATAAAGAACTGCTTGAGAACAGTGCCTCCATTTATTTATCAGATCTTGCAGCTTCGCCAGGTCATTCTAATGTCAGAATTAATGACAacacagagaagaaaaaaagaatatttagtTAGTGATTAAATCAGCTTGAttatttcttaatgttttaACAAACATTGGGTCAAAACTGAAGATATTTACCTTCTTTCTGTACATTTTGACCATCTTGAGCCTTCGCAGAGTCTCAGATTTTTCCTTAACACCCTTCTTCAGTTTTTCTCGAAGCTGAAGTAACTCACTTCGAGAGAGCTGAAGAGAGCTTTGAGATTCAAAATTCTTCATACAGTTTGTAAGGTCCCTCTTGGTCTCATTTCTATTCACATCAATCTCAGCCTCTTTGTCTGCTGG from Hoplias malabaricus isolate fHopMal1 chromosome 8, fHopMal1.hap1, whole genome shotgun sequence includes:
- the sfr1 gene encoding swi5-dependent recombination DNA repair protein 1 homolog isoform X1 translates to MDKTPERVSLTLEQQPPAPHGSSARKAMSATLKARLKRAHPSFTSPLGVVKRLKIDEDELPETLNQEKDQTGPADKEAEIDVNRNETKRDLTNCMKNFESQSSLQLSRSELLQLREKLKKGVKEKSETLRRLKMVKMYRKKNDLAKLQDLINKWRHCSQAVLYELQTELPTDGRKASLSQLIDHFGLEDSMLHFDRIEEDFTDC
- the sfr1 gene encoding swi5-dependent recombination DNA repair protein 1 homolog isoform X2, which translates into the protein MSATLKARLKRAHPSFTSPLGVVKRLKIDEDELPETLNQEKDQTGPADKEAEIDVNRNETKRDLTNCMKNFESQSSLQLSRSELLQLREKLKKGVKEKSETLRRLKMVKMYRKKNDLAKLQDLINKWRHCSQAVLYELQTELPTDGRKASLSQLIDHFGLEDSMLHFDRIEEDFTDC